AGCTTGCCGCGCATTGATGTCCGGGCTGGTATAGTCTGGGGAGTAGCACATCATCGGGATAGACCGTCCTTGATCTTCTACGCGCCGGCGGATGCGTTCCAGTTCTGCCGGTGCGTTGGCAGGAGTAAAGCCCCAGTAGAATTCGTAGCCATCAACATCAAGGCCTGCAGCCAGGTCAAGCCACTGATCCACGGTCATTTCGCCCGTTTTACAAAGCTGCTGGAGGTAACATTTTGGGAATACAGCAAGTGGCATGAGCGCACCTTCGGGATACAGGGTGGAGAATTAAGGATTCAGGACAGCTTTGACATACTTACCGTGTAACATGCCTTCAAAGCACTGCTGCCAACTTTCCAGGCCGGCTACCTCGCTGACAATCGGGGTAATGTCAAGTTGGCCGGAAGCCAGCATGCGAATAATTCGTTCCCAGGTTGGCCAGTTGTGGGAGAAAGTGCCTTGCAGGGTGACTGCTTTCTGTACCAGGGGGTCGAGGTTGAAATTCAGGGGTTGCGGCCCCCAGCCGACTTTGGTGATCTGCCCGGCTGGTCGCACACAATCCATTGCCAATTGAAGCGTTTGCGAAACGCCGGCCGCATCCACAACGAGATCAGCACCCAGTTCATCGTATGTAGACTTAATTGCATCTGCAACGTTTTCTGTGAGCGTCACATCAGCGCCCATCTGCAGGGCCATCTCGAGCCGGTAAGTGTCGCTCGGAAGACCTGCCATGATGACCGTGCCGGCGCCCGCAAGCTTTGCCATTTTACCGCAAAGCAGGCCGATTGGGCCAGGACCAATAACCAGTACGGTGTCACCCGGCTTTACCTGGCTGTTCATGCACACTGCGTTGTAAGCTACGCAACAGGGTTCTGTGAGTGCCGCGATATTCAGATCGAGGGCGTCGGGTATTTTATGCAGACACCGCTCCGGTACGGCAACGTATTTTGCCATGGCGCCGTCTACGCCATATCCAAAACCCAGCCGGGAGGGGTCGAGGTTATAGAGGCCCGTGCGAGAGAGGGGAGAGCTTGCGTTGATTACTGCAGCCGTTTCACTTACAACCCGATCGCCGGCCTTGAAGCCGGCAACGGTTGCACCTGCTTCAACAATCTCGCCACCAAACTCATGCCCAAGGGTGCAGGGATAGTTTACT
This sequence is a window from Bacteroidota bacterium. Protein-coding genes within it:
- a CDS encoding zinc-binding dehydrogenase, encoding MPTAMNALVNYAAASGSVELRSVAVPKIKPDEVLLEVKAVGVCGSDLHQWHGTHSWPVNYPCTLGHEFGGEIVEAGATVAGFKAGDRVVSETAAVINASSPLSRTGLYNLDPSRLGFGYGVDGAMAKYVAVPERCLHKIPDALDLNIAALTEPCCVAYNAVCMNSQVKPGDTVLVIGPGPIGLLCGKMAKLAGAGTVIMAGLPSDTYRLEMALQMGADVTLTENVADAIKSTYDELGADLVVDAAGVSQTLQLAMDCVRPAGQITKVGWGPQPLNFNLDPLVQKAVTLQGTFSHNWPTWERIIRMLASGQLDITPIVSEVAGLESWQQCFEGMLHGKYVKAVLNP